One region of Thunnus albacares chromosome 8, fThuAlb1.1, whole genome shotgun sequence genomic DNA includes:
- the LOC122987078 gene encoding chemokine-like receptor 1 encodes MTMMEMTATPSYHTNTTGEEIGFSNDNYADLRRSLNIMSVVIYSLDFVLGVLGNGVVIWVTGFKMKKTVNTVWILNLAVADFLFTAFLPFRVIYTALGFHWPFSKFMCKLDNTVRFLNMFASVYILVVISVDRYVSVVWPVWAQNHRSVHKASYVSLGVWVLGLILSLPYFIFRDIGPSSDDETIINCYDNYAFSDDYKTLSVNQLPLLNFKAMTISRFLLGFVVPFTVIVSCYAAIIHRLRKNRTRASHSSRPFKIIAAVITAFFLCWAPYYIMTLIELWHHIDNRSSGVLKLVITIGGPLATSLAYLNSCLNPLLYVFMGQDFKDKVRKSILNVFETAFREEVSRLHTDTKSVDTSPSLDMSILNTQV; translated from the coding sequence ATGACAATGATGGAGATGACTGCTACACCTTCCTATCACACCAATACAACAGGTGAAGAAATTGGCTTTTCTAATGACAACTATGCTGATCTGAGAAGGTCTCTCAACATCATGTCTGTCGTTATCTACTCCCTGGATTTCGTTCTGGGTGTGCTCGGAAATGGAGTGGTTATCTGGGTGACTGGGttcaaaatgaagaaaacagtgaacacAGTTTGGATCCTCAACCTtgctgtggctgacttcctcTTCACAGCTTTCCTTCCTTTTAGAGTGATATACACAGCTCTGGGTTTCCACTGGCCTTTCAGCAAGTTCATGTGCAAACTGGACAACACAGTAAGATTTCTGAACATGTTTGCCAGTGTCTACATTCTGGTAGTGATCAGTGTGGACAGATATGTGTCTGTGGTGTGGCCAGTCTGGGCCCAGAACCACCGCAGTGTACACAAGGCGTCCTATGTGAGTCTGGGTGTCTGGGTGCTGGGTCTGATTCTCAGCCTTCCATACTTCATTTTCAGGGACATTGGGCCATCATCTGATGATGAAACAATCATCAACTGCTACGACAACTATGCCTTTTCTGATGACTACAAAACACTGTCTGTGAATCAGTTACCACTTCTTAATTTTAAGGCCATGACCATCAGTCGCTTCCTCCTGGGTTTTGTTGTTCCCTTCACTGTCATTGTCTCCTGTTATGCTGCGATAATCCATCGTCTCAGGAAGAACCGTACCAGGGCCAGCCACTCAAGTCGCCCCTTTAAGATCATCGCTGCTGTTATCACTGCTTTTTTCCTGTGCTGGGCTCCCTATTACATCATGACTCTAATAGAGTTATGGCATCACATTGATAATAGGTCAAGTGGAGTATTAAAACTTGTCATCACTATCGGGGGCCCTTTAGCCACCAGCCTGGCCTATCTTAACAGTTGCCTGAATCCACTGCTGTATGTCTTCATGGGCCAGGATTTCAAGGATAAAGTTCGCAAATCCATCCTGAATGTATTTGAGACTGCTTTCCGGGAGGAGGTTTCCCGTTTGCACACTGACACAAAGTCAGTGGACACCAGTCCGAGTCTTGACATGTCAATTCTAAATACTCAAGTATAA